CGACGAGCAACACGCCGCGTAACCACCCGCCGGGCGGTGGCTGTGTGCACAGCCTGCACAGCCACACACCCCGCCAGCCCGGCCCAACGCGCGAGCGCGCGCACGCGCGCGAGGCCCCCTAGTTGATCATGCACACCCTATGCAGTGGCGGCACTGCACACCCCAGTGCATACACAAATAGTAATCAAACTGGTGACGGAAAGGAGTCCGATCATGCCGGGACTGCCCGAGGTGACCGTGGCCGGAACACTGACCGCCGACCCTGAGATCAAGTACTTCGACTCGGGCGTGTGCGTCGCCAACTTCACCGTGGCGGCCAACGATCGACGTTTCGACAAAGACCAAGGTCAGTGGGTAGACGCTTCGGCCACGTTCCTGCGCTGCCAGATCTGGCGCCAGGAGGCCGAGCACGTCGTCGAATCGCTGTCGAAGGGCAACCGCGTGCTGGTCACCGGAGCACTCAAACAGCGCTCGTGGGAGACCGAGCACGGCGAGAAACGCACCGTCATGGAACTGGCCGTGACCGAGATCGGCCCCAGCCTGAAGTTCGCCACCGCGGCCGTGCGCAAAGCCACCCGCGAGGCGGCTGCCGGTGAGCCTGCGGGGCAGCCAGCCGGACCGCCCCCGTTCTGACCCCCGGATTTGTACAGCCCGGCCAGGCCCAGCCCTGACAAGCAACGGCCTGGCCGGGTTCCCACTCCCGAATGGAAGGGAAGTTCTCATGTTGCCAGATATCGCCCTGACACTGGGCACCGCCGGATGGGCCACGGCCGCCACCACGCTGGCCTGGCGCTACCGCACTCGACTGCACACCGATTCGCTGACCGGGCTCGGCAATCGGGCGGCTCTGTTTCGCGCTTCCCGGTGGGCACGGCTGCACCGGGGCACCGTTGGGCTGCTCATGGTCGATCTCGACCGGTTCAAGAGCCTCAACGACACCCACGGACACGACTTCGGCAACCGTGTGCTGGCAGCCGTCGCCTCCCGACTGGCTGAGCACACCCGAGGTGGCGAGCGTGCGGTGCGACTGCACGGCGATGAGTTCGCCGTCTGGCTCGGAAAGATCCCGAACGCCAGCCGTGCTGAGGATCGCGCCGACGAACTCGCCCAAGCCTTGGCCGAGCCGCTCTGGATCGACGGGCACCGGATGAGCGTGCTCGGCAGCGTCGGTCTGGCCACCGCCCGGGCAGGCACCCCGCCCTCCGAGCTGCTGGCCCAGGCCGATGCGCACATGTACCAGGTCAAAGCCGCTAACCGCCTCACAGTGTTGCCCACCCACTCGACCCGCCCCCGCGATCAGCACCCCCACGGAGGTAACGCCGCATGAGCTTGTCCGTGTTGTCGCTGTTCGCCGGTATCGGCGGGCTCGACCTGGGGCTGCAGCGCGCGGGCATGCGCATCGCCGCCCAGGTCGAACGCGACCCCTGGTGCCGCACCGTCCTCGAAACCCACTTCCCGGAGGCCGACCGCCATGACGACGTCCGCACCACACCCACCTGGTGGCAGTCCCGACCCCGCCCCGCGATCGACGTGGTCGCCGGCGGATTCCCCTGCCAACCCTTCAGCACCGCCGGAACACACCAGGGAACCCGCGACCAACGCTGGGGATGGCCCTGGATGGCCGACGTGCTTCGCCTGGTTCGACCCCGCTACGTCCTCGTGGAAAACGTCCCAGCTCTCCTTGCTGACACCGACGCCTTCGGCACCATCCTCGCCGACCTGGCCCAGCTCGGGTTCGATGCACAGTGGTCACTGCTATCAGCGTGCTCCCTGGGTGCCCCACACACACGGCAACGCCTGTTCCTACTGGCCCACCCCGCGAGCCTCGGACGCGGGCCGCGGTGGAGTGCTCGGACGCAACCGACACCAATGGAACCTCACCGACGCCGTACGCCACCGCGAAGGACCTGGGCCACTGAATCCCGCCCTCGTGGAGTGGCTTATGGGGTTCCCGCAGGGATGGACCGACGCCAAGCACTCGGAAACGCCGTCCTACCCCAAGCAGGCGAACACCTCGCACAACTCATCCACCACCACGAACACCAGCAGGTGAGCACCGCATGAAGCCCACCCGCCCGCATGCCGTACCCGCACAGCCGTGTTCACGGAGGTGAACCGCAGTGAGCAGTCCCTACGACGTGGCCTGTTGGCTGGCCTGGCACGACTTCGCCGTGTTCCCGCTACGGCCGCACGGTAAGCGCCCGTTCGGCAACTGCCGTGCCTGCGGAAACGGCCGGTGCACACCCCACGAATGCCCGTGTCTGACGAACGAGCGACCTTGCCACGGCCTGTTGGCTGCCACCACCGATCCCGGGCAGGTCGCACGGTGGTGGCGCTACGCCCCGAAAGCCAACGTCGGCATCCACACCGGACGTTCCGGGCTGGTGGTACTCGACCTCGACCGCAAACCCGGACCACCCGCACCGGCCGCCCGTGACGTGCCCACACCGGTCACTGACGGGCTGCAAGCCCTGCACGCGATCACGGCCGCCGAGCAGGTGCCCTGGCCGGACACGCTGACCGTGCGCACCCCCAGCGAGGGCAGGCACCTCTACTTCCGGTGCCCCGAAGGTCTGTCGGTTTCCAGTGACGCAAGCGGGCGGATGGGGCACCAGATCGACATCCGTGCCGAAGGTGGCTACGTGGTCGCTCCCGAGTGCGAGATCCACGCCCCACCCGAAGACAGAGAGGGCACCTACCAACGCTGCTCGCACACCACCGGCATGGCCGAACTGCCTGACTGGCTGCGCAACCGGGTGCTGCCCCCACAGCCCGCCGAACCCGCACCCCGGCAGGCTCCCAACCTCCCCGCGGTCCTGCTGGGACGGCACACCGCCACCTACTGGCGCCGCATCTGGCACGACGAACTCGACAAGGTCGAAACCCGCCAGGGGGAGCGGTGGCGCCTGCTCTACGCCGCCGCCCGCAGGCTGGCCAACCTCGCCACCCACGACCAAGCCCCCTGGGGCGAAACCGAGGCCACCGAAGCACTGCTGGCCGCCGCGCTGCGACGCCGACAACACACCGGCAAACCCACCGAGGAAGCCATTGCCCGTCGCAACATCACCCGCGGATGGCAACGCGGCACCCGAGACACCCCCGACAGCCTGCGCGGACTCGGTCGTGCCAGCTCTTCCAGCCGGGCTGAGACACCAGCCGAACCTTCCCGAGGAGGCACAGGCCAACTCAGGAAGCAATCGAGCGGGGCGTGCGGACAGCTGAGCGGCTCCACAACGGACACCGCCGGAAGGGGCGGGGCATCGACCCAACAGCCGAACACGCCGCCCGCAGGCCAACACAGCCCCCACGAGGGGGCCGCGTGAGCCTGCCACAACCCCAAACCCCCGGGCTGGGGCGCATCCAACGTCCCAGCCCGGTAGCCAAACCCGACAAGGACACCACCACGACCATGCCCACACATCTCACCGCCATCCCCACCCCCACCGAGCCCGACTACACCCAGAACCCCACCCGCTCCGCCGCGGGTTGGGAGCCTCCGATCCCGTTGGACAGTTCCGGACAGCTCCCGGCGTTTCCGTCGCGGGCACTTCCGGGCTGGCTTGCCGACATGGTCGAGGCGGTGGCCGAGTTCACTCAGACTCCGGCGGATCTGGCCGGGTGTGTGGCCCTGGCGAGCGTGTCCACGGCCATCGCCGGACGCTCCACGGTGCACATCCGACCCGGTTATGTCGAACCGACGAACCTGTTCCTACTGGGAGCCCTGCCACCCGGTTCGCGGAAATCGGATGTGTTCCGCACGATGACCGGACCACTGCGCACGGTCGAAGAACACATGCGCGAGCAGGCCATCCCGCGTATCGAGGCCGCCCAGTTGTCCAAACGTATCGCCGAACGCGAGGCCAAGGCCGCCGAGGAGAACGCCACCACCGAGGACCCGTCGTCGGTGGAGGAAGCCACCAACGCTGCGCTGAAGGCCCAGGAGATCGTCGTGCCCGCCAAGCCCAAGCTCATGGTCAACGACATCACCCCGGAGAAGGCCACCACCCGGTTGGTCGAGCAAGGCGGGAGGTTGGCCGTGCTCGCCCCGGAAGGCGGCATCATCGCCATCATCGCCGGCCGCTACTCCGGCACACCGAACTTCGACGTTTTCCTGTCCGGTCACGCCGGAGAAGCTCTCGACTCCGACCGGCAATCCCGCGACGAGGTCCGCGTCGAACGCGCTCACCTCACCCTCGGGTTGGTGGTGCAGCCGGTCGTGCTGAAAAACCTCGCCAAGATCCAGGACGCCCGCGACAAGGGGCTGCTCGGGCGGTTCCTGTACTCGCTGCCCACCCCCACGCTGGGATTCCGCGACGTACGGGCCGCAAAACCCATCCCCGACGAGGTCGCCACCGCCTACGACACCCGCCTGCGGATGCTGGCCCACCACTACGCCGACCTGGACAAACCCGCCGGGTTCACGTTCAGTGCCGACGCCGACGCGGCCATGCTCGATCTGGAAGCCGAGATCGAACCCACCATGCGCCCCGGTGCTGCCTACGCGCACATGACCGACTGGGTGGGCAAGTACGCCGGAGCGACCGCACGCCTGGCGGGCAACATCCACGCCGCCACACACCTGGACAAAGCCGCCGACCACCCGGTCACTGGCGAGACCTTCACCGCCGCGCGCCAGCTCGGGAACTACTTCCTCGCTCACGCCACCGCTGCCTACGACCAGATGGGCACCAACACCGACCTCGACGACGCCAGCGTAATCCTCGACTGGATCCAGCGCACCCAGCCGTCCCACTTCACCCGCCGCGACATCCACGCCGCCCACCGGCGGCGGTTCGCTACCGCCGCGGCCATCGACCCCGCGCTGGACATCCTCGAGGAACGAGGCCATATCGCCCGCGCGGCCGAACCCGAACAACGCGGCCCCGGCAGACCCCGTGTCGCCACCTACTGGCCCCACCCGCTCTACCGGCAGCCCGACGACCGACCGAGCTGACCCCGTACACAAAAAACACACAATCCACACAACCACCGAAGTCGGCGAACTTCGCAGGTCACAGAGCCAAATCACATCCCGTGGGCGTGTACACAAAAAAGACACACAACGACACAAAATTCCGCCCAGGTCACAGCGCCGCCGTCGCAACGCTCTCACCAGCACAGAATTTTGTGTACTTCTGTGGACGTTTTGTGTACGCGCCCCACTGCCACCAATGAGCCGCTGAACAGCGAAAACGATGCTCGGGACGAATTTTGTGGATTCTGTGGATTTTGTGTACACCCCCGCGCGTGCTCACCGACCGGGAGACACCTGTGCCCGAACGCCGCTACCGGACGAGCCTCGACTGCTACGACCCGAACGCCGAACGCCACCCGATCCCGACGTACCCGTGGAAACGGGCACCGGTGCACCTGGTCACCCGCCGCCAGCTCCGCGAGGCCGGACTCTGCCCCGGCGGGCACCCGCCAGTTGCCCAGTGCCTGCGGCCCCGCAAGCGCCGCCCCACCGAACCGCTCCGAGCCTGGCTCTACGACGGGCGACTGGCCACCGAGAAACGCGCTCCCAGCCCCGCCCAACTGGCCGCCGTATCGGCCATGAACCGCGCACACCGCATCTGCGACACCTGCCGACGCGACGTCGGCTACCGGATCCCGACCACCCCACCACTGCGGGGCGAATGCCTCGACTGCCACGAGATCCGCACCCGCCCCCACCAGGCAGCAGCCTGACCGGAAAGGAGACACCCATGCCCAAACGCAGCGGCACCTGGATGACCGTCACCGAATTCTGCGAGGAGATGAGCGTCTCCCGCTCGACCTTCGACGACTGGCGTGCCAAGAACCGCGCTCCCAAGTGCGTCCGACTGCCCAACGGATCACTGCGCATCCGCCGCACCGACTTCGACAACTGGCTCGAGA
This genomic stretch from Actinopolyspora halophila DSM 43834 harbors:
- the ssb gene encoding single-stranded DNA-binding protein, translating into MPGLPEVTVAGTLTADPEIKYFDSGVCVANFTVAANDRRFDKDQGQWVDASATFLRCQIWRQEAEHVVESLSKGNRVLVTGALKQRSWETEHGEKRTVMELAVTEIGPSLKFATAAVRKATREAAAGEPAGQPAGPPPF
- a CDS encoding GGDEF domain-containing protein, which translates into the protein MLPDIALTLGTAGWATAATTLAWRYRTRLHTDSLTGLGNRAALFRASRWARLHRGTVGLLMVDLDRFKSLNDTHGHDFGNRVLAAVASRLAEHTRGGERAVRLHGDEFAVWLGKIPNASRAEDRADELAQALAEPLWIDGHRMSVLGSVGLATARAGTPPSELLAQADAHMYQVKAANRLTVLPTHSTRPRDQHPHGGNAA
- a CDS encoding DNA cytosine methyltransferase; the encoded protein is MSLSVLSLFAGIGGLDLGLQRAGMRIAAQVERDPWCRTVLETHFPEADRHDDVRTTPTWWQSRPRPAIDVVAGGFPCQPFSTAGTHQGTRDQRWGWPWMADVLRLVRPRYVLVENVPALLADTDAFGTILADLAQLGFDAQWSLLSACSLGAPHTRQRLFLLAHPASLGRGPRWSARTQPTPMEPHRRRTPPRRTWATESRPRGVAYGVPAGMDRRQALGNAVLPQAGEHLAQLIHHHEHQQVSTA
- a CDS encoding bifunctional DNA primase/polymerase; amino-acid sequence: MSSPYDVACWLAWHDFAVFPLRPHGKRPFGNCRACGNGRCTPHECPCLTNERPCHGLLAATTDPGQVARWWRYAPKANVGIHTGRSGLVVLDLDRKPGPPAPAARDVPTPVTDGLQALHAITAAEQVPWPDTLTVRTPSEGRHLYFRCPEGLSVSSDASGRMGHQIDIRAEGGYVVAPECEIHAPPEDREGTYQRCSHTTGMAELPDWLRNRVLPPQPAEPAPRQAPNLPAVLLGRHTATYWRRIWHDELDKVETRQGERWRLLYAAARRLANLATHDQAPWGETEATEALLAAALRRRQHTGKPTEEAIARRNITRGWQRGTRDTPDSLRGLGRASSSSRAETPAEPSRGGTGQLRKQSSGACGQLSGSTTDTAGRGGASTQQPNTPPAGQHSPHEGAA
- a CDS encoding YfjI family protein codes for the protein MSLPQPQTPGLGRIQRPSPVAKPDKDTTTTMPTHLTAIPTPTEPDYTQNPTRSAAGWEPPIPLDSSGQLPAFPSRALPGWLADMVEAVAEFTQTPADLAGCVALASVSTAIAGRSTVHIRPGYVEPTNLFLLGALPPGSRKSDVFRTMTGPLRTVEEHMREQAIPRIEAAQLSKRIAEREAKAAEENATTEDPSSVEEATNAALKAQEIVVPAKPKLMVNDITPEKATTRLVEQGGRLAVLAPEGGIIAIIAGRYSGTPNFDVFLSGHAGEALDSDRQSRDEVRVERAHLTLGLVVQPVVLKNLAKIQDARDKGLLGRFLYSLPTPTLGFRDVRAAKPIPDEVATAYDTRLRMLAHHYADLDKPAGFTFSADADAAMLDLEAEIEPTMRPGAAYAHMTDWVGKYAGATARLAGNIHAATHLDKAADHPVTGETFTAARQLGNYFLAHATAAYDQMGTNTDLDDASVILDWIQRTQPSHFTRRDIHAAHRRRFATAAAIDPALDILEERGHIARAAEPEQRGPGRPRVATYWPHPLYRQPDDRPS
- a CDS encoding RRQRL motif-containing zinc-binding protein, with translation MPERRYRTSLDCYDPNAERHPIPTYPWKRAPVHLVTRRQLREAGLCPGGHPPVAQCLRPRKRRPTEPLRAWLYDGRLATEKRAPSPAQLAAVSAMNRAHRICDTCRRDVGYRIPTTPPLRGECLDCHEIRTRPHQAAA
- a CDS encoding helix-turn-helix transcriptional regulator, translated to MPKRSGTWMTVTEFCEEMSVSRSTFDDWRAKNRAPKCVRLPNGSLRIRRTDFDNWLETLEDDAA